A region from the Aliarcobacter thereius LMG 24486 genome encodes:
- the atpC gene encoding ATP synthase F1 subunit epsilon has product MDTMKLSIVTPSGSLFSGEIKSVTLPGKEGEFGVLPGHSSLVSTLSVGVIIIEKVDSTEAVAINWGHVKVDENSVDVLVDGAIALTSGKDSEIAKNIEAAKELVNSVKDTTISIASVEARINSFAL; this is encoded by the coding sequence ATGGATACAATGAAATTATCAATAGTTACTCCATCTGGAAGTTTGTTTTCTGGTGAAATTAAAAGTGTAACTCTCCCTGGGAAAGAGGGAGAGTTTGGAGTTCTTCCTGGTCACTCTTCACTAGTATCTACTTTAAGTGTTGGTGTAATTATTATAGAAAAAGTTGATTCTACTGAAGCTGTTGCTATTAATTGGGGACATGTGAAAGTAGATGAAAATAGTGTTGATGTTTTAGTTGATGGAGCTATTGCATTAACAAGTGGAAAAGATTCTGAAATTGCTAAAAATATTGAAGCAGCTAAAGAACTAGTAAACTCTGTAAAAGATACTACTATTTCTATTGCATCAGTTGAAGCAAGAATTAACTCTTTTGCACTATAA